GAAGAGGATCTTCTCGGAGAGGACGTCCTCGATCTCGCGCTGGATGGCACGGCGCAGCGGCCGAGCACCGAGGACCGGGTCGTATCCCTTCTCGGAGAGAAGGATCTTCGCGGCGGGCGTGAGGTCGATCGCCATGCCCTTGTCCTGCAGGCGAGCGTCGAGCTTGGCGACCATGAGGTCGACGATCTGGACGATCTCGGGCTGCGAGAGCTGCGGGAACACGACGACGTCGTCGACGCGGTTGAGGAACTCCGGGCGGAAGTGCTGCTTGAGCTCTTCGTTGACGCGTGACTTCATGCGCTCGTAGCTCGTCACGAGGTCGCCACCAGCGTTGAAGCCGGTCTGCATCCCCTTGGCGATGTCACGGGTACCGAGGTTCGTGGTCATGATGATGACGGTGTTCTTGAAGTCGACGACCCGACCCTGAGAGTCCGTGAGACGTCCGTCCTCGAGGATCTGCAGGAGCGAGTTGAAGATGTCGGCGTGCGCCTTCTCCACCTCGTCGAACAGGACCACGGAGAACGGCTTGCGGCGGACCTTCTCGGTGAGCTGACCACCCTCGTCGTACCCGACGTATCCGGGAGGCGAACCGAAGAGACGCGACACGGTGTGCTTCTCCGAGAACTCGGACATGTCGAGCTGGATGAGCGCGTCCTCGTCACCGAAGAGGAACTCAGCGAGCGCCTTGGCGAGCTCGGTCTTTCCAACACCGGTGGGGCCGGCGAAGATGAACGAGCCTCCGGGACGCTTCGGGTCCTTGAGGCCGGCGCGCGTGCGGCGGATGGCCTGGGAGAGCGCCTTGATGGCGACGTTCTGCCCGACGACACGCTTGTGCAGCTCTTCCTCCATCTTGAGCAGACGCGAGGACTCGGCCTCGGTCAGCTTGAAGACGGGGATGCCGGTCGACATGGCCAGCACCTCGGCGATGAGCTCTTCGTCGACCTCGGCGACCGTGTCGAGGTCCCCGGACTTCCAGGCCTTCTCGCGCTCGGAACGCTTCTGGGTGAGCTGCTTCTCGGTGTCGCGCAGGCGCGCGGCCTTCTCGAAGTCCTGCTCGTCGATCGCCGACTCCTTGTCACGACGTGCCGAGGCGATCTCGTCGTCGAGCTCACGGAGCTCCGGCGGTGCGGTCATGCGTCGGATGCGCAGGCGGGCACCTGCCTCGTCGACGAGGTCGATGGCCTTGTCGGGGAGGAAGCGGTCGTTGACGTAGCGGTCGGCGAGCGTCGCAGCAGCGACGAGCGCACCGTCGGTGATGGAGACGCGGTGGTGCGCCTCGTAGCGGTCGCGCAGGCCCTTGAGGATCTCGATCGCGTGGGCCAGGGACGGCTCGGCGACCTGGATCGGCTGGAAGCGTCGCTCGAGAGCGGCGTCCTTCTCGACGTGCTTGCGGTACTCCTCGAGGGTGGTCGCTCCGATGGTCTGGAGCTCACCACGAGCGAGCATCGGCTTGAGGATGGAGGCTGCGTCGATGGCACCCTCGGCTGCGCCTGCACCGACGAGCGTGTGGATCTCGTCGATGAACAGGATGATGTCTCCGCGTGTGCGGATCTCCTTGAGGACCTTCTTCAGGCGCTCTTCGAAGTCACCGCGGTAGCGGCTGCCGGCCACGAGCGCACCGAGGTCGAGCGTGTAGAGCTGCTTGTCCTTGAGCGTCTCGGGGACGTCGCCGGAGACGATGTCCTGGGCGAGGCCCTCGACGACGGCCGTCTTGCCGACGCCGGGCTCACCGATGAGCACCGGGTTGTTCTTGGTGCGTCGGCTGAGCACCTGCATGACGCGCTCGATCTCTTTGGCGCGCCCGATGACGGGGTCGAGCTTGCCCTCGCGGGCTGCCTGGGTGAGGTTGCGGCCGAACTGGTCGAGCACCGCGGAACCGGCAGGGGTCCCCTCGGCGGGCCCGCCTGCGGCGACGGGCTCCTTGCCCTGGTACCCCGAGAGCAGCTGGATGACCTGCTGGCGCACGCGGTTGAGGTCGGCTCCGAGCTTCGTGAGGACCTGGGCGGCGACGCCCTCGCCCTCGCGGATGAGGCCGAGCAGGATGTGCTCGGTGCCGATGTAGTTGTGGCCGAGCTGCAGCGCCTCGCGCAGCGAGAGCTCGAGGACCTTCTTGGCGCGCGGCGTGAACGGGATGTGTCCCGACGGCGCCTGCTGGCCTTCGCCGATGATCTCGGTGACCTGTGAGCGCACAGCATCCAGGGAGATGCCCAGCGACTCGAGCGCCTTGGCAGCTACTCCTTCGCCCTCGTGGATGAGACCGAGCAGGATGTGTTCGGTTCCGATGTAGTTGTGG
This sequence is a window from Sanguibacter antarcticus. Protein-coding genes within it:
- a CDS encoding ATP-dependent Clp protease ATP-binding subunit; the encoded protein is MFERFTDRARRVVVLAQEEARMLNHNYIGTEHILLGLIHEGEGVAAKALESLGISLDAVRSQVTEIIGEGQQAPSGHIPFTPRAKKVLELSLREALQLGHNYIGTEHILLGLIREGEGVAAQVLTKLGADLNRVRQQVIQLLSGYQGKEPVAAGGPAEGTPAGSAVLDQFGRNLTQAAREGKLDPVIGRAKEIERVMQVLSRRTKNNPVLIGEPGVGKTAVVEGLAQDIVSGDVPETLKDKQLYTLDLGALVAGSRYRGDFEERLKKVLKEIRTRGDIILFIDEIHTLVGAGAAEGAIDAASILKPMLARGELQTIGATTLEEYRKHVEKDAALERRFQPIQVAEPSLAHAIEILKGLRDRYEAHHRVSITDGALVAAATLADRYVNDRFLPDKAIDLVDEAGARLRIRRMTAPPELRELDDEIASARRDKESAIDEQDFEKAARLRDTEKQLTQKRSEREKAWKSGDLDTVAEVDEELIAEVLAMSTGIPVFKLTEAESSRLLKMEEELHKRVVGQNVAIKALSQAIRRTRAGLKDPKRPGGSFIFAGPTGVGKTELAKALAEFLFGDEDALIQLDMSEFSEKHTVSRLFGSPPGYVGYDEGGQLTEKVRRKPFSVVLFDEVEKAHADIFNSLLQILEDGRLTDSQGRVVDFKNTVIIMTTNLGTRDIAKGMQTGFNAGGDLVTSYERMKSRVNEELKQHFRPEFLNRVDDVVVFPQLSQPEIVQIVDLMVAKLDARLQDKGMAIDLTPAAKILLSEKGYDPVLGARPLRRAIQREIEDVLSEKILFGEIKSGQVVLVDAEGEGILGEFTFRGVDKADHDRGPMSVAAISALESGGPVDITDLPPTGGASAGATVD